The following are from one region of the Ptychodera flava strain L36383 chromosome 15, AS_Pfla_20210202, whole genome shotgun sequence genome:
- the LOC139151991 gene encoding mpv17-like protein, which yields MAALLRRIGKSHLIRNAVFLGTAYCVTESFQQTVIGEEYDIAKIERFGIWGLCFNGPAMYGWYKLLDGFLPGTAARAVTMKMCLDQVIMTPVCIVGFYIVMSAMEGKSDLFAEVKRKAIPTYLASVAFWVPAQFINFRLVPPIFRVVYVGSTSFIWANILCIFKRQGEPVLSSAEANHPE from the exons ATGGCCGCGTTACTCAGACGTATTGGTAAAAGTCACCTGATCAGAAACGCAGTCTTTCTTGGCACTGCGTACTGTGTAACAGAATCCTTCCAGCAAACAGTCATTGGAGAAGAGTACGACATTGCCAAAATCGAGCGGTTCGGAATATGGGGGCTGTGTTTCAACGGTCCCGCCATGTACGGTTGGTATAAGCTTCTAGATGGATTTCTACCGGGTACTGCAGCCAGGGCTGTCACAATGAAGATGTGCTTAGACCAAGTGATCATGACCCCCGTGTGCATTGTTGGCTTCTATATAG TTATGTCTGCTATGGAGGGAAAATCTGACTTGTTTGCTGAGGTAAAACGGAAAGCTATACCTACATATCTTGCAAGTGTTGCATTCTGGGTGCCGGCACAG TTTATCAACTTCAGGCTAGTCCCTCCAATATTCAGAGTTGTATACGTTGGTTCAACATCTTTCATTTGGGCAAATATCCTTTGCATCTTCAAGAGGCAG GGTGAACCTGTATTATCTTCTGCGGAGGCGAACCATCCTGAGTAA
- the LOC139151993 gene encoding mpv17-like protein: MTVLSRLLKSNLLKNALFAGTIFWASEITQQTLVGDDKYDFGHITRVALTGLLFYGPFCYGFYRILDKTWPGVARQTILKKLALDQAIAGPVSIAGFYVGMSILERKEDIFREAKQKTLPSWGACLIFWPPIQIINFKYVPPQYRVVYVSVLTYVWANFLCFMKERHGLHGERGFAGASDSVSVVLAANPKSPS, translated from the exons ATGACTGTACTATCACGACTTTTGAAGAGCAACCTTCTCAAGAATGCCTTGTTTGCCGGAACTATATTCTGGGCTTCCGAAATAACTCAGCAGACACTTGTCGGGGACGACAAATATGACTTTGGACATATTACCCGGGTGGCACTGACTGGGCTACTGTTTTACGGTCCCTTCTGCTATGGTTTCTATCGAATTCTTGATAAAACTTGGCCTGGCGTGGCAAGGCAGACAATTCTAAAGAAACTTGCCTTAGACCAGGCAATCGCAGGTCCCGTATCTATCGCTGGATTTTACGTGG GTATGAGTATACTGGAGAGAAAGGAAGATATTTTTCGTGAAGCAAAACAAAAGACACTGCCTAGCTGGGGAGCTTGTCTCATCTTCTGGCCGCCGATTCAG ATTATCAATTTCAAGTATGTACCACCTCAATACCGAGTTGTATACGTCAGCGTTTTGACTTACGTTTGGGCTAATTTCCTCTGCTTTATGAAGGAACGG CATGGTTTGCACGGCGAAAGAGGTTTTGCGGGCGCTTCCGATTCCGTCAGTGTGGTACTAGCTGCAAATCCAAAATCACCAAGTTAG